From the Apis cerana isolate GH-2021 linkage group LG3, AcerK_1.0, whole genome shotgun sequence genome, one window contains:
- the LOC107997328 gene encoding small ribosomal subunit protein eS21, translated as MENDNGVLVDLYIPRKCSSSNRIIHAKDHASIQLSIADVDPETGRMSDSQKMYAICGAIRRMGESDDCLVRLAKNDGILPKNF; from the exons atggaaaacgatAACGGAGTACTTGTTGACTTATACATCCCAAGAAAGTG ttcatCAAGTAATCGTATTATACATGCTAAAGATCATGCATCTATTCAATTAAGTATTGCTGATGTTGATCCTGAAACTGGACGCATGAGTGATTCTCAAAAAATGTATGCAATTTGTGGAGCTATACGCCGAATG ggtGAATCTGATGATTGTTTGGTAAGACTTGCAAAAAATGATGGTATATtaccaaaaaatttttaa